Proteins encoded together in one Passer domesticus isolate bPasDom1 chromosome 6, bPasDom1.hap1, whole genome shotgun sequence window:
- the CDKN1C gene encoding cyclin-dependent kinase inhibitor 1C, producing MSNVHLSGTAALERLSARRALVGHGRSPVCRSLFGPVDHEELGRELRERLREMGEDDQRRWDYNFQTDTPLPGPGRLRWEEVEAGAVPAFYRETLQVGRCRVPLVRAPPSPPPPPAAGKGPGGRLSRENRAAPRRRGMRLRRRGPTARITDFFVRRKRPAEPKAAAERPAGCPPPPAAVPAEQTPRKRLR from the exons ATGTCCAACGTGCACCTCTCCGGCACCGCCGCCCTGGAGCGCCTCTCGGCCCGGCGAGCCCTGGTCGGGCACGGCCGCAGCCCCGTCTGCAGGAGCCTCTTCGGGCCGGTGGACCACGAGGAGCTGGGCCGGGAACTGCGGGAGCGCCTGCGGGAGATGGGGGAGGACGACCAGCGGCGCTGGGACTACAACTTCCAAACCGACACGCCGCTGCCGGGGCCCGGCCGCCTGCGCTGGGAGGAGGTGGAGGCCGGCGCTGTGCCCGCTTTCTACCGGGAGACTCTGCAGGTGGGACGGTGCCGCGTCCCCCTCGTCCGGGCGCCCCcttccccgccgccgccgcccgccgccggcaaGGGGCCCGGGGGCCGCCTGAGCCGGGAGAACCGCGCAgcgccccgccgccgcggcATGCGGCTCCGCCGGAGGGGCCCGACCGCCCGCATCACAG ATTTCTTCGTGAGGAGAAAAAGGCCGGCAGAGCCCAAGGCGGCGGCGGAGCGCCCCGCGGGctgcccgccgccccccgccgccgtGCCGGCTGAGCAGACTCCCCGCAAGCGGCTCCGGTGA